From one Lycium ferocissimum isolate CSIRO_LF1 chromosome 7, AGI_CSIRO_Lferr_CH_V1, whole genome shotgun sequence genomic stretch:
- the LOC132064865 gene encoding phosphatidylinositol 3,4,5-trisphosphate 3-phosphatase and protein-tyrosine-phosphatase PTEN2A encodes MDPGSADVSNSQPVTTSNVERSPAVESAPVQTTEEVPSKLSTSGISSWAKNLKIPQPFTGSQDEQSSGNAAKSPFARFTGGLGVRLSPKSPTDEHPDGTSTSPSGFFGTFTKGLVDSSKNAVKAVQVKARHVVSQNKRRYQEGGFDLDLTYITENIIAMGFPAGDMSSGLFGYVEGFYRNHMEEVIKFFETHHKDKYKVYNLCSERLYDASLFEGKVACFPFDDHNCPPIQLIISFCQSAYSWLKEDIENVVVVHCKAGMARTGLMISSLLLYLKFFPTAEESMDYYNQKRCVDGKGLVLPSQIRYVKYFERIITYFNGEDQPGRRCMLRGFRLHRCPYWIRPSITVSDHNGVLFSSKKHPRTKDLSPEDFWFNAPKKGVVVFALPGEPGLAELAGDFKIHFHDRQGDFYCWLNTTMIENRKVLLTSDLDGFDKRKLPSPGFQVEVVLVDYDSAFPARPQSETAARESADSPSANPAPMSNPTSGGEPAARGNMNEHSENNDKDDVFSDNETEETGMSKTGQKKAASEASAPADAKPPGSKNSTDSDKLSSLTHKTEQVSLGDTSSVHSEPKKDASVGATSNVDVSNPVGGVSDFKVMAADASVFSFGDEEDYESD; translated from the exons ATGGATCCAGGATCTGCTGATGTATCAAATTCACAACCTGTTACGACATCAAATGTAGAAAGGTCTCCTGCAGTTGAGTCTGCACCAGTTCAGACAACAGAGGAGGTGCCTTCAAAGCTCTCCACTTCAGGCATCTCCTCATGGGCCAAGAATTTAAAAATTCCACAACCGTTCACTGGATCCCAAGATGAACAATCATCCGGAAATGCTGCCAAATCACCCTTTGCTCGTTTCACTGGTGGGCTTGGAGTGCGTCTGTCCCCTAAGTCTCCTACTGATGAACATCCTGATGGAACATCAACATCACCATCCGgtttttttggaacattcacCAAAGGATTAGTTGACTCTTCAAAGAATGCAGTGAAGGCTGTGCAGGTTAAAGCGAGACATGTTGTATCCCAGAATAAGAGAAGATACCAG GAAGGAGGATTTGATTTAGACTTGACCTACATAACAGAGAATATAATTGCCATGGGGTTCCCTGCTGGTGACATGAGTTCTGGCCTTTTTGGCTATGTTGAG GGTTTCTACCGAAACCATATGGAAGAAGTAATTAAGTTCTTTGAAACTCATCATAAG GATAAATACAAAGTATACAATCTTTGTTCTGAAAGATTGTATGATGCTTCTCTATTTGAGGGAAAG GTTGCGTGTTTCCCATTTGATGATCACAACTGCCCTCCTATTCAACTCATTATATCATTTTGTCAAAGTGCATACTCATGGTTGAAGGAGGATATCGAAAATGTTGTGGTTGTGCATTGTAAGGCAGGAATGGCAAGAACTGGTTTGATGATCTCTAGTCTTCTTCTATACTTGAAG TTCTTTCCTACAGCGGAGGAGTCTATGGATTACTACAATCAAAAGAGATGCGTAGACGGAAAAGGACTGGTCCTGCCGAGCCAGATT AGATATGTCAAGTATTTCGAACGCATCATAACGTACTTTAATGGAGAAGACCAGCCTGGACGCAG GTGCATGCTCAGAGGATTTCGCCTCCATAGGTGCCCTTATTGGATAAGACCTTCTATCACAGTATCTGATCATAATG GTGTGCTCTTTTCTTCGAAAAAACATCCAAGAACCAAGGATCTATCG CCCGAGGATTTTTGGTTCAATGCACCAAAGAAAGGGGTAGTGGTTTTTGCTCTTCCAGGCGAGCCTGGCCTTGCAGAATTAGCTGGAGACTTCAAAATCCATTTTCATGACCGTCAAGGAGACTTTTACTG TTGGCTGAATACAACAATGATAGAGAATAGGAAAGTCCTCCTCACAAGTGATCTTGATGGTTTTGACAAG AGAAAATTACCATCACCTGGTTTCCAAGTGGAAGTAGTCCTTGTGGACTATGATTCTGCCTTTCCTGCTCGACCGCAATCAGAAACTGCTGCCAGAGAATCAGCTGATAGTCCAAGCGCTAATCCTGCCCCTATGTCTAATCCTACCTCAGGCGGTGAACCTGCTGCCAGAGGTAACATGAACGAACACTCTGAGAACAACGACAAGGACGATGTGTTCTCGGACAATGAAACTGAGGAAACTGGAATGTCAAAAACTGGACAGAAGAAGGCTGCTTCTGAAGCTAGTGCCCCAGCAGATGCAAAACCCCCTGGGTCCAAGAACAGTACTGATTCAGATAAATTATCAAGCTTGACACATAAGACAGAGCAAGTCTCATTGGGAGACACAAGTTCCGTACACAGCGAGCCCAAAAAAGATGCCTCAGTTGGAGCTACATCTAATGTTGACGTGTCCAATCCCGTTGGAGGAGTGAGTGATTTCAAGGTAATGGCAGCTGATGCATCTGTTTTCTCATTTGGTGATGAAGAGGATTATGAGAGTGACTAA
- the LOC132064866 gene encoding cysteine proteinase mucunain-like, which translates to MAFSIRTCLIFLLTFVVLSSALDMSIISYDEKHGDLGTTHDRTDDEVKGLYESWLVKHGKNYNAIGEKEKRFEIFKDNLRFIDEHNNAETQPYKLGLNRFSDLTNEEYRAMYVGGRLDRKTRLLKKPKSDRYGFREGEELPENVDWREKGAVNPVKDQGQCGSCWAFSTVGAVEGINQIVTGELISLSEQELVDCDKSYNQGCNGGLMDYAFEFIKNNGGIDTEDDYPYHAQDGTCDSNRKNARVVSIDGYEDVPENDEKSLMKAVANQPVSVAIEAGGRAFQHYSSGVFTGYCGTQLDHGVVVVGYGTENGSDYWIVRNSWGPNWGESGYIRLERNFANSTSGKCGIAMEPSYPLKNGANPPNPGPSPPSPVTPPTVCDEYYSCPEGTTCCCIYRYGEYCFGWGCCPYESATCCDDNYSCCPQDYPVCDVDAGTCLMSKDNPLKVKAMKRGPARVNWSGVKSNRKVSYA; encoded by the exons ATGGCTTTTTCCATCAGGACGtgtttgatttttcttcttacATTCGTTGTTCTTTCATCTGCACTTGACATGTCCATTATCAGTTACGACGAAAAGCATGGAGATTTAGGAACAACACATGATCGTACAGATGATGAAGTCAAAGGATTATACGAATCTTGGCTTGTTAAACACGGAAAGAATTACAATGCCATTggtgagaaagaaaaaagatttgaGATTTTTAAGGATAATTTAAGATTCATCGATGAACATAACAACGCTGaaacacaaccatataaacTTGGTTTGAATAGATTTTCTGATCTTACCAATGAAGAATACCGTGCCATGTACGTGGGTGGTAGGTTAGATAGAAAAACAAGGTTGTTGAAGAAACCTAAAAGCGACCGTTATGGTTTTAGGGAAGGTGAAGAGTTACCGGAAAACGTTGATTGGAGAGAAAAAGGTGCTGTTAACCCTGTTAAAGATCAAGGCCAATGCG GGAGTTGCTGGGCATTCTCAACGGTTGGTGCTGTTGAAGGAATAAATCAAATTGTAACCGGTGAATTAATTTCCCTATCAGAGCAAGAGCTTGTTGATTGTGACAAGAGTTATAACCAGGGATGTAACGGCGGTCTCATGGACTACGCCTTTGAATTCATTAAAAACAACGGTGGCATTGACACTGAAGATGACTATCCTTACCATGCTCAAgatggtacttgtgattcaaaCAGG AAAAATGCCCGGGTTGTCTCCATTGATGGATACGAAGATGTTCCAGAAAACGATGAGAAGTCGTTGATGAAGGCTGTGGCAAATCAACCAGTTAGTGTTGCTATTGAAGCTGGTGGCAGAGCTTTCCAGCACTACTCTTCG GGTGTTTTCACTGGATATTGTGGAACACAACTAGACCACGGTGTAGTTGTAGTTGGCTACGGAACAGAAAATGGTTCAGATTACTGGATTGTGAGGAATTCGTGGGGTCCTAACTGGGGAGAAAGCGGATACATTAGGCTCGAGCGCAATTTTGCTAATAGCACTAGTGGAAAGTGTGGAATTGCAATGGAGCCCTCTTACCCTCTTAAAAATGGCGCGAATCCTCCTAATCCTGGTCCATCTCCTCCTAGTCCTGTAACACCACCAACTGTTTGTGACGAGTACTATAGCTGCCCCGAGGGCACTACTTGCTGCTGCATTTATCGGTATGGCGAATACTGTTTTGGCTGGGGATGCTGTCCTTATGAGTCTGCTACCTGCTGTGATGACAATTACAGCTGCTGTCCGCAGGATTATCCTGTCTGTGATGTTGATGCAGGCACTTGCCTAATG AGCAAGGATAATCCATTGAAGGTAAAAGCAATGAAGCGAGGTCCTGCTAGAGTGAACTGGTCAGGAGTGAAATCTAACAGGAAAGTGAGTTATGCTTGA
- the LOC132062196 gene encoding uncharacterized protein LOC132062196: MVHTSNDGNNATTYVPESTSPLFIHSSDIPGTCLVGTPFSGSGYGGWKRGMTVSLSAKNKIGLVDGSCPKPSSDDNPAKIRQWDRVNNMVISWLTSSISPTIAESVQYSETAESIWKQLERRYGTVNGTKIFEIKKELASIQQGSLDIASYFNKLKKSWDELGAMRKSHGKECTCAAKSGIEKDDEEDKLYQFLMGLNDVYVGVRSNLLMMHPLPSLDDAYNILLQDENQRQVHFTPMLNPDSASFNANLHTKPNFNTRSSQPPYQPPIPPRQYNQKVDFNLTCRYCKKPGHTIDRCYKLHGYPQNHKFFKGRKVAANVSGDVESPDPLQRWGWLPRAIYG; the protein is encoded by the coding sequence ATGGTGCACACTAGTAATGATGGTAATAATGCTACGACTTACGTCCCTGAGTCTACAAGTCCTCTTTTCATCCATTCTTCTGATATTCCTGGTACATGCCTTGTTGGTACTCCATTTTCTGGGTCGGGTTATGGCGGTTGGAAGAGAGGTATGACGGTGTCTCTCTCTGCTAAAAATAAGATTGGACTTGTGGACGGTTCATGTCCTAAACCATCTTCTGATGATAATCCGGCTAAGATTCGTCAATGGGATAGAGTTAACAATATGGTAATATCATGGTTGACAAGTTCTATCTCACCAACCATTGCTGAGAGTGTCCAGTACTCAGAGACTGCTGAGAGTATATGGAAACAATTGGAGCGTCGATATGGAACTGTAAATGGAACTAAAATCtttgaaataaaaaaggaaTTGGCTTCTATACAGCAGGGTTCTCTTGACATTGCTTCCTATTTTAACAAACTTAAAAAGTCTTGGGATGAACTGGGGGCAATGCGTAAGAGTCATGGAAAGGAATGCACTTGTGCTGCTAAATCTGGGATTGAAAAAGATGATGAGGAGGATAAACTTTACCAATTTCTCATGGGTTTGAATGACGTATACGTGGGTGTTAGAAGTAATCTGCTTATGATGCATCCTCTCCCTTCTCTTGATGATGCTTATAATATTCTTCTCCAAGATGAGAACCAAAGACAAGTGCATTTCACTCCTATGCTGAATCCTGATTCTGCCTCCTTTAATGCAAATCTCCATACTAAACCAAACTTCAACACTAGATCATCACAGCCTCCCTATCAACCGCCTATTCCACCTAGGCAATATAATCAGAAGGTCGACTTTAACCTCACTTGTCGGTATTGCAAAAAACCTGGTCATACAATTGATAGGTGCTATAAACTCCATGGTTATCCACAAAACCATAAGTTTTTTAAAGGGAGAAAGGTGGCTGCAAATGTGAGTGGTGATGTTGAGTCTCCAGATCCTCTTCAGAGATGGGGTTGGTTGCCTCGTGCGATCTACGGCTAG